The genomic interval CTAATGCTGCGTTTCGGTACAAGGCAGCAGCAAGACCTGTCACTTTTTACAGTAGGCATGGCAAACTGATTTCAGCCTGTTCAAAGATGCTTGACACAACCTCTAAATCAACACTTTTCATCTAGATTATTGTCCAAGGCAATAATTCTAGATTGCTTTAGCTTCCCCTACACAAAGCTTATTTGAGGGAGGTTTGGGAGTAGGATTCCCTGGGAGTATTCAGGGATTTTATATTGGCGTCCTTAGAATGGCCCCTCTCCTGGACCTCCAATGGTTCTACTGAATCACTGAGCTTGGGTGTGCTGGTAAGATTTCATTGTACTATACAGTTTTTAGATGTTTAGGTGACCGCTACCTATGTAATTGTTCTTCTTAATTAGGAATTTTATTTTAGGCTGTGACATGATCTTAACATTTAATGTCTGTGGTTTCACAATATAATTACTGTTGTGTAAAAATTCACTGGTTGACATATTGGGTATattctgtaacttttttttttattgttttcttcAACAGCGGACCCTACAGTGAAAGATCTGATTGGTGGTTTCACAGCATTGCACTATGCAGCCATGCACGGGCGCGCTAGGATTGCACGCCTTCTGCTGGAGTCCGAGCACCGCAGTGACATCATTAACGCCAAGAGCAATGATGGCTGGACGCCCCTGCATGTGGCTGCCCACTATGGCAGAGACTCCTTTGTCACACTGCTTTTGGAATTTAAGGCTGAGGTTGACCCTTTAAGTGACAAGGGCACAACTCCCTTGCAGCTTGCTATTATTCGGGAAAGATCCAGTTGTGTGAAGATTCTACTGGACCACAATGCCAATATTGATATTCAAAACGGGTTCTTACTACGCTATGCCGTTCTCAAAAGTAACCATTCTTACTGTCGCATGTTTCTCCAAAGAGGTGCTGATACGAACTTAGGGCGACTTGAGGATGGACAGACCCCTCTTCACATTTCAGCACTCCGGGATGACGTCCTGTGTGCCCGGATGTTGTACAATTATGGTGCAGACACGAACACTAGGAACTATGAGGGTCAGACCCCATTAGATGTATCACTCAGCAT from Rhinoderma darwinii isolate aRhiDar2 chromosome 3, aRhiDar2.hap1, whole genome shotgun sequence carries:
- the ASB7 gene encoding ankyrin repeat and SOCS box protein 7, whose product is MWRKSRAWRMLHHHCRRNPELQEELRIQGAVAVGDVHTVRTMLEQGYSPNGRDTNGWTLLHFSAARGKERCVRVFLEHGADPTVKDLIGGFTALHYAAMHGRARIARLLLESEHRSDIINAKSNDGWTPLHVAAHYGRDSFVTLLLEFKAEVDPLSDKGTTPLQLAIIRERSSCVKILLDHNANIDIQNGFLLRYAVLKSNHSYCRMFLQRGADTNLGRLEDGQTPLHISALRDDVLCARMLYNYGADTNTRNYEGQTPLDVSLSISETSRPCLDFLQEVRRQPRYLQDLCRIKIRYCIGLQNLKLLDELPIARVMKDYLKHKFDDI